The following are encoded together in the Arcobacter aquimarinus genome:
- the rpsU gene encoding 30S ribosomal protein S21: protein MPGIKVKDNESFDEAYRRFKKQCDRNLIVTETRARRYFEPMTEIRKKQKISARKKMLKRLYMLRRYESRL, encoded by the coding sequence GTGCCAGGCATTAAAGTTAAGGATAACGAATCTTTTGACGAAGCTTATAGAAGGTTTAAGAAACAATGTGATAGAAATCTTATTGTTACTGAAACTAGAGCTAGAAGATATTTTGAGCCAATGACAGAGATCAGAAAAAAACAAAAAATATCAGCTAGAAAGAAAATGTTAAAAAGATTATATATGTTAAGAAGATACGAATCAAGATTATAA
- the moaC gene encoding cyclic pyranopterin monophosphate synthase MoaC, with the protein MNLTHLDNNNRPKMVDVSNKNETQRIAIASGEITMSKEAFDAIISKNTKKGPVLQTAVIAAIMGVKKTSDLIPMCHPLLLSGINCDIEEKPLLPGFKLIVTAKLNGQTGVEMEALTGVSIGLLTIYDMVKAIDKSMIISNVQLEKKSGGKSGDFERKI; encoded by the coding sequence TTGAACCTAACTCATCTAGATAATAATAATAGACCTAAAATGGTTGATGTATCAAATAAAAATGAAACTCAAAGAATAGCCATTGCTTCAGGTGAAATAACAATGTCTAAAGAAGCCTTTGATGCAATAATTTCTAAAAATACAAAAAAAGGTCCAGTTCTACAAACAGCTGTAATTGCAGCTATTATGGGAGTTAAAAAGACTTCTGATTTAATACCAATGTGCCATCCTTTACTATTAAGTGGTATAAATTGTGATATTGAAGAAAAACCATTACTTCCTGGCTTTAAATTAATTGTAACAGCAAAATTAAATGGTCAAACAGGTGTTGAAATGGAAGCATTAACAGGGGTTTCTATTGGATTATTAACAATATACGATATGGTTAAAGCAATTGATAAATCTATGATAATTTCAAATGTACAATTAGAAAAGAAATCAGGTGGGAAAAGCGGTGATTTTGAAAGGAAAATATAA
- a CDS encoding HP0495 family protein — translation MIDLSKERLELNYPCNWEYKLVVLEHINIKMTVKEIISNREHKVKESKVSAKGKFKSYTLELLVHNEDDRKELFKQLGEHENIKMVL, via the coding sequence ATGATTGATTTAAGTAAAGAAAGATTAGAATTAAACTATCCATGTAACTGGGAATATAAACTTGTAGTTTTAGAACATATAAATATAAAAATGACAGTAAAAGAAATCATTTCAAATCGTGAACATAAAGTAAAAGAATCAAAAGTTAGTGCTAAAGGTAAATTTAAAAGTTACACATTAGAATTACTTGTTCATAATGAAGATGATAGAAAAGAATTGTTCAAACAACTAGGGGAACATGAGAATATAAAGATGGTACTATAA
- a CDS encoding Bax inhibitor-1/YccA family protein has product MYNRDYLSNQSSQYTQESSKVQLMSFLKATYQLFAGSLLAATAGAYIGLGIVSLLMGPVKWVLFAIELALIFFVIPRVKHTPGLNLAVLFAFTFITGLTIAPLLASIFAMPSGASIVGQAFLMTSVAFGAISMFAMTTKRDFSSMGKFLFIALIIMIVAGISNIFIQSSLFQLAIASAGALLFSAFILYDTQNIIKGNYDSPIEAALSLYLDFFNLFISLLQILGIMNSGDKE; this is encoded by the coding sequence ATGTATAATAGAGATTATTTATCAAATCAATCTTCACAATATACACAAGAATCATCTAAAGTTCAATTAATGAGTTTCTTAAAAGCAACGTATCAACTATTTGCTGGTTCTTTATTAGCAGCAACTGCTGGTGCATATATTGGATTAGGAATTGTATCGTTATTGATGGGACCAGTTAAGTGGGTTTTATTTGCAATTGAATTAGCATTAATATTTTTTGTTATTCCAAGAGTTAAACATACTCCAGGATTAAATTTAGCTGTATTATTTGCATTTACATTTATCACTGGTTTAACTATTGCTCCATTATTAGCATCTATTTTTGCAATGCCTAGTGGTGCTTCTATTGTAGGTCAAGCATTTTTAATGACTTCAGTTGCATTTGGTGCAATATCAATGTTTGCAATGACAACTAAAAGAGATTTCTCTTCAATGGGGAAATTTTTATTTATTGCTTTAATTATAATGATTGTTGCAGGTATTTCTAATATCTTCATTCAATCTTCATTATTTCAATTAGCAATTGCAAGTGCCGGAGCATTATTATTCTCTGCATTTATTTTATATGATACTCAAAATATCATCAAAGGTAATTACGATTCTCCTATAGAAGCTGCATTATCTTTATATTTAGATTTCTTTAATCTATTTATATCTTTATTACAAATTTTAGGAATTATGAATAGTGGAGATAAAGAATAA
- a CDS encoding thiamine-phosphate pyrophosphorylase produces the protein MNENYLRLIDANLNRLREGIRVVEDIFRYLYNDKQTALKLKELRHLSRLENYIELLETRNVKNDVLRSSIKSEQNRSDLSSILIANFKRAQESSRVLEEFTKLTSIKDSENFKYIRYELYNLEIVLTKITSNSK, from the coding sequence ATGAATGAAAACTACTTAAGACTTATTGATGCTAATTTAAATAGACTACGAGAAGGTATTCGTGTAGTTGAAGATATTTTCAGATATTTATACAATGATAAACAAACTGCTTTAAAACTTAAAGAATTAAGACATTTGTCAAGATTAGAAAATTATATTGAATTACTTGAAACAAGAAATGTGAAAAATGATGTCTTAAGAAGTTCTATTAAAAGTGAACAAAATAGAAGTGATTTATCTTCTATATTAATAGCTAATTTTAAAAGAGCTCAAGAGAGTTCAAGAGTTCTTGAAGAATTTACAAAATTAACTTCTATAAAAGATAGTGAAAATTTTAAGTATATTAGATATGAACTTTACAATTTAGAAATAGTTTTAACAAAAATCACTTCAAATTCTAAATAA
- a CDS encoding methyltransferase, which yields MSVKNQFSKYAKEYQNHNIIQQIVAKSLVRELNFKPKRILELGCGSGQVFSHISWEIDFYKAIDFSASMCELHPKASNIEVKCFDFDTQEFINEIKSDSYDIVLSSSALQWSKDLSKIIKHLSYITNEINAVLFTSNTFKTIQNITKIKSPILDEFSIKKAFSKYFKCEFETIMYKLEFDDKKELFDYIKKSGVSGGNTSLDFKEAKKLYKEYNLNYLEFEVIFVKTISKL from the coding sequence TTGTCAGTTAAGAATCAATTCTCAAAATATGCAAAAGAGTATCAAAATCATAATATTATTCAGCAAATAGTAGCAAAATCTCTAGTAAGAGAATTGAATTTTAAACCAAAAAGAATTTTAGAATTGGGATGCGGTTCAGGTCAAGTATTCAGTCATATTTCTTGGGAAATTGATTTTTATAAAGCAATAGACTTTTCAGCCTCAATGTGTGAATTACATCCAAAAGCTAGCAACATAGAAGTAAAATGTTTTGATTTTGATACTCAAGAGTTTATAAATGAGATAAAAAGTGATTCCTATGATATTGTATTGTCTTCATCGGCATTACAATGGTCAAAGGATTTATCAAAAATTATCAAACATCTTTCATACATTACAAATGAAATAAATGCAGTTTTGTTTACTTCTAATACTTTTAAAACAATACAAAATATCACAAAAATAAAATCACCTATTTTAGATGAATTTTCAATCAAAAAAGCATTTTCAAAATATTTTAAATGTGAATTTGAAACTATAATGTATAAATTAGAGTTTGATGATAAAAAAGAGTTATTTGATTATATAAAAAAATCAGGAGTAAGTGGAGGAAATACATCTTTAGATTTTAAAGAAGCAAAAAAGTTATATAAAGAGTATAATTTAAATTATTTAGAATTTGAAGTGATTTTTGTTAAAACTATTTCTAAATTGTAA